A genomic stretch from Juglans microcarpa x Juglans regia isolate MS1-56 chromosome 3S, Jm3101_v1.0, whole genome shotgun sequence includes:
- the LOC121256946 gene encoding chaperone protein dnaJ 20, chloroplastic-like, translated as MHFLPSSIHSIHAKPKPFLSSPLPGKQHRTGHVQAVSVSCRASTTNNFYEVLSLSPDNASIDEVKKAYRTMALRYHPDVCPPLMKEESTRMFVQLNAAYRTLSDPVLRKEYDCVILMEGFGRSTFRRTSRMGGVDHDRGTRSRWEEQIVELKRRSNCRTAEKEGSWGSRIRAHNMRNKEY; from the coding sequence ATGCATTTTTTGCCAAGTTCAATCCACAGCATTCATGCTAAACCTAAACCTTTCCTTTCTTCTCCACTTCCCGGTAAACAGCACCGGACCGGCCACGTGCAGGCAGTATCTGTCTCATGCAGAGCCAGCACCACTAATAATTTCTACGAGGTACTTTCACTGAGTCCGGACAACGCGAGCATCGACGAGGTAAAGAAAGCTTACAGAACCATGGCTCTTCGATATCACCCAGACGTTTGTCCTCCGCTCATGAAGGAAGAGTCGACGAGGATGTTTGTCCAGCTGAATGCCGCATACCGGACGCTGTCGGATCCCGTGCTGCGCAAAGAGTATGACTGCGTAATATTAATGGAGGGTTTTGGCCGGAGTACTTTCAGAAGAACATCCAGGATGGGTGGGGTCGATCACGATCGTGGAACGAGAAGCAGGTGGGAAGAACAAATTGTTGAGTTGAAGAGGAGGTCCAATTGTCGTACGGCTGAAAAGGAGGGGTCATGGGGCAGTAGAATCAGGGCTCACAACATGAGGAACAAGGAGTATTAG